ATGCCGACCAGGATCATCAGCCAACCGAGCGTGATGACGATCACCCGCAGCCAGGTCGGCAGCGGCAGCCGCTGGAAGGGCGAGCGGTGATGACGCGGCAACCGGATCCGGGTCGTCATGAGTGGTGAAGTCTACGTGGACTACCCCATCGCGGTTTGACAAAGAGGACCGAACTCGTCCAGAATTCCTCTCGCTTGTTGAGATAGAGTCTCAACTCCATGCTACCCATGCGCGAAGAAGAGCAGTTCCTCGAATTCCTCCGCTCCCGCGGACTGCGTGCGACGGCCGAAAGGCGGGCGCTCATCCGGGAAATCTTCGCACAGCACGGTCATATCGACGCGGACTCCATCCTCGCCGCCGTGCACCAGCGAGGCCTCGCGATCTCCCGCGCCACCGTCTACCGCAATCTCGAGTTGCTCGTCCAGGCCGGCCTGGCGCACAAAGTGCGGCTTTCCGGGCGCAGTTACCTCTACGAGCACCTGCACTCGGGGCAACGCCACGACCACATGGCC
The nucleotide sequence above comes from Thermoanaerobaculia bacterium. Encoded proteins:
- a CDS encoding transcriptional repressor, whose protein sequence is MLPMREEEQFLEFLRSRGLRATAERRALIREIFAQHGHIDADSILAAVHQRGLAISRATVYRNLELLVQAGLAHKVRLSGRSYLYEHLHSGQRHDHMACRCCGRMVEFVSPGITALLGEICRAHGFEGRQNQLQILGICRTCADANHPASEAARQPGTGAEIHV